Sequence from the Sphingobium indicum B90A genome:
GGCGATGCGCTCCGAGAGGATCGCAACCTGGACTTCCGGCGAACCTGTGTCGCCCTCGGCGCGGGCATGTTCCTTGATCAGCGCTTCCTTGCGCTCGGCAGTAATCGACATCGGCTTCCTTTCGTAACATCTAGAGATTGAAGCCGCGCACCACCCGGATTTCCCTAAGGGGTTCTGGGCCACTGGCCTCCACCAGCGCGACGGGCGTTGCGCCCTCCATCGCCAGCATGAGACCGGTATGCGGTTTCCCCACAAGCACCTTCCCCTGTCGGAGAGCCAGCGCTTCGTCGGGAGAGACTGCGAGAGCCGGGATGTCGTCCAGCCCTGCGGTCAACGGCAGCATAAGCTGCGCGATGCCGCCGCCCCTAGCAGCTTCGTCCAATTTGTCCAGCGAAATCGCGGATTCCAGGGTGAACGGCCCTGCCTTGACGCGGCGGAGCATGGTGACATGGCCGACCGTGCCGAGCGCCAGCGCGATGTCGCGGGCGAGGGAGCGGATATAGGTGCCCTTGGAGACATGGGCGCGGAGGGTGACGGAGGCGAGCCCCCTTGTCCCGATCTCTGGCCCTTCCGCCTCTTGTCCCTTGATGGCGAGAGCATGGATGGTGACGGCGCGGGTCTTCATCTCCACATCCTCCCCCTTGCGGGCGAGGTCGTAGGCGCGCCGGCCGTCGATCAGGATGGCGCTGTAGGCGGGGGGCGCCTGTTCGATGGGGCCGGTGAAGCGGGGCAATATCGCCTCCACCTCCGCCAGCGTCGGGCGATGGTCGCTGGCGGCGATTTCCTTGCCCTCCAGGTCCAGCGTGTCCGTCTGGACGCCGAAACGGACGGTGAAATCATAGATTTTGTCGCTGTCGAGCATCCGCCCGGCGAGCTTGGTCGCCTCCCCGACCGCGATGGGCAGCACGCCGGTCGCCAGCGGATCGAGCGTGCCGCCATGGCCGACCTTCCACTTGCCCGCGCCGCTGACGCGCAGGGCGCGTTTGACCGCGCTCACCGCCTGCGTCGAGCCAAGGCCATGGGGTTTATCGAGGATGATCCAGCCGTGCATGGCGGCGCGCTCTAGCCCTCCTGTCGCCGGTTGTCAGCCCTTCCTGGACCGTTACGGCATTTGCGGTGGTCAGCGAGCGGAGCGCTTTTCCACGAAATGGCGGCGGCAGAGCGCGACATAGCGGTCGTTTCCGCCGATTTCGGTCTGTTCGCCTTCGCGGATCGGGCGCCCTTCCCCATCCACGCGCAGGTTCATGGTCGCCTTGCGCCCGCATTCGCAGATCGTCTTGATCTCCGTCAGCGTGTCGGCGAGGCCGAGCAGCGCGGCGCTGCCTTCGAACAATTGCCCCTGGAAATCGGTGCGGATGCCGTAGCAAAGAACGGGGATGGCCAGCCGGTCGGCCACCGCCGCAAGCTGCCAGACCTGGTCGGCGTTCAGGAACTGCGCCTCATCCACCAGCACGCAGGACAGGGGCGTCCGGGCATGCCGGGCGGAGATGGGCGCGAACAGGTCCGTCGCGGCGTCGAACAGATGCGCCTTCGCCTCCAGCCCGATGCGCGAGACGATCAGGCCCCGTTCGTAGCGGTCGTCTATCGCGGCGGTCCACAACATGGTCTCCATGCCGCGCTCGCGATAGTTGAAGCTGGATTGCAGCAGGGTGGTCGATTTGCCCGCGTTCATCGAGCTATAGTAGAAATAGAGCTTGGCCATCAGCGGGTCATCGGCGCGATCTGCTTGAGGAAGCGGACGAGCGCGTCCGCCAGGGCGATGCGCTTGTCCGAGAAGCTGTGGTCAGTCGGCCAGACCATCAGCCGCGTGTCGGGATTGGCGGATTGCGCGTCGGCGGTGACCTTGCGCGCCATGGCCCCGATGCCGCGTTCCGCCCCGATGATGACGAGCGGACGGCGGGCATAGCCCACCAGCTTGCGGCCGAGGTCGAATTTTTCCGTGTCGGCGCGGATTTCCGTGGTCAGGCTGTCATAGGTGGCGCCGTGCAGGGGCGGCAGGTCGCTGGCGACTTCGGCTTTCCAGGCGGCCTCGCCCTCCGGGGTGGAGAGGGCGGCGGCGGTTTCGGACGGATCCCAGGGGTCGATCAGGAAGAGGCCCGCGACATGGGGTTCGGCGGCGGCGACATCGGCGGCCATGAAGCCGCCCATGCTGTGGCCCGCGACAACGATGGCGCTGGTATCAATGCGGTATCGGGCGACGGTGGCGGATTGCTGAAGATATTGCAGGGCGTTCCAGGCGTCTTCGGAGGCGTGGGTGAAGGAGAAGCTGCCGGGGCTGCCCCAACTGCCGCGATAATGGAGGGTCAGGACATTCCATCCGGCGCGGCGGGCGGCCTGGGCAAGGTCCAGATTCTGCTCGTTGCCGGGGAAGCCGTGGAGGAGGAGCAGCGTCGGGTGCAGGCCGGAACCGGCGGCGGTGTAGAGGACCGCGTTGAGCGCGCCGTCTTCGGAGGGAATGGTGAAGGCGCTCATGCCGGCGGGATAGGCGGCGTCGGGCGCGGGGTCGCTGGTGACGGCGGGGTGGATCGGCGCTTCCTTGGCGGCGGCGGGTATGGCCAGCGTCAGCGCGACTGCCAATATGCCGATCTTTTTCATGCGCCTCAGCCCCTTTTGCTCCTGCCGGAGAGACGCTGTTAGCGGGGCTGCGCCGTCACGTCGACGGTGGAAAAAGACTTTCGATCAAGCGCGATGTGCTCCTGCGAAGGCAGGAGCCCAGTTCTGCCGCCTGGA
This genomic interval carries:
- the truB gene encoding tRNA pseudouridine(55) synthase TruB: MHGWIILDKPHGLGSTQAVSAVKRALRVSGAGKWKVGHGGTLDPLATGVLPIAVGEATKLAGRMLDSDKIYDFTVRFGVQTDTLDLEGKEIAASDHRPTLAEVEAILPRFTGPIEQAPPAYSAILIDGRRAYDLARKGEDVEMKTRAVTIHALAIKGQEAEGPEIGTRGLASVTLRAHVSKGTYIRSLARDIALALGTVGHVTMLRRVKAGPFTLESAISLDKLDEAARGGGIAQLMLPLTAGLDDIPALAVSPDEALALRQGKVLVGKPHTGLMLAMEGATPVALVEASGPEPLREIRVVRGFNL
- a CDS encoding thymidine kinase, which translates into the protein MAKLYFYYSSMNAGKSTTLLQSSFNYRERGMETMLWTAAIDDRYERGLIVSRIGLEAKAHLFDAATDLFAPISARHARTPLSCVLVDEAQFLNADQVWQLAAVADRLAIPVLCYGIRTDFQGQLFEGSAALLGLADTLTEIKTICECGRKATMNLRVDGEGRPIREGEQTEIGGNDRYVALCRRHFVEKRSAR
- a CDS encoding alpha/beta hydrolase; translated protein: MKKIGILAVALTLAIPAAAKEAPIHPAVTSDPAPDAAYPAGMSAFTIPSEDGALNAVLYTAAGSGLHPTLLLLHGFPGNEQNLDLAQAARRAGWNVLTLHYRGSWGSPGSFSFTHASEDAWNALQYLQQSATVARYRIDTSAIVVAGHSMGGFMAADVAAAEPHVAGLFLIDPWDPSETAAALSTPEGEAAWKAEVASDLPPLHGATYDSLTTEIRADTEKFDLGRKLVGYARRPLVIIGAERGIGAMARKVTADAQSANPDTRLMVWPTDHSFSDKRIALADALVRFLKQIAPMTR